A genomic segment from Ramlibacter agri encodes:
- a CDS encoding DMT family transporter has protein sequence MTAQAAILPLARPHALAGIALVIAASACFSVLDTTTKYVSAGVPILMALWFRYFFQAVATTAVVLPLRGMQVWRTRRLGWQLVRGVLLLASSVLSFTSLRYLPVGEFTAMVMITPLVITLLAARLLHERVSPLRWALVVGGFTGTLIIIRPGGGTFGWASLLPLALVASNAAFQVLTSKLARTEDPVTMHLYTGWTGTAAAFLMLPFVWTAVPDPWLWACMCLMGLMGTVGHFLLILAYYRAPAAVLTPYLYTQIGFAMIGGVLVFGHVPDHLSLLGIGMIAFCGAAGAWLTVRERRAAAS, from the coding sequence GTGACGGCGCAGGCGGCCATCCTGCCGCTCGCGCGGCCGCATGCGCTGGCCGGCATCGCACTGGTCATCGCCGCCAGCGCCTGCTTCTCGGTCCTCGACACGACCACCAAGTACGTCAGCGCCGGCGTGCCGATCCTGATGGCGCTGTGGTTCCGCTATTTCTTCCAGGCCGTGGCCACGACGGCGGTCGTGCTGCCGCTGCGCGGTATGCAGGTGTGGCGCACCCGGCGCCTGGGCTGGCAGCTGGTGCGGGGTGTGCTGCTGCTGGCCAGCAGCGTGCTGTCGTTCACCAGCCTGCGCTACCTGCCGGTGGGCGAGTTCACCGCCATGGTCATGATCACGCCGCTGGTCATCACGCTGCTGGCCGCGCGCCTGCTGCACGAGCGCGTGTCGCCGCTGCGCTGGGCGCTGGTGGTCGGCGGCTTCACCGGCACGCTCATCATCATCCGCCCGGGCGGCGGCACCTTCGGCTGGGCCAGCCTGCTGCCGCTGGCGCTGGTGGCCAGCAACGCGGCCTTCCAGGTGCTCACCAGCAAGCTGGCGCGCACCGAAGATCCGGTGACCATGCACCTCTACACGGGCTGGACCGGCACCGCGGCCGCCTTCCTGATGCTGCCCTTCGTCTGGACGGCGGTGCCCGACCCGTGGCTCTGGGCCTGCATGTGCCTCATGGGCCTGATGGGCACGGTCGGCCATTTCCTGCTGATCCTGGCCTACTACCGCGCGCCCGCGGCCGTGCTCACGCCCTACCTCTACACGCAGATCGGCTTTGCGATGATCGGCGGCGTCCTGGTTTTCGGCCATGTGCCGGACCACCTGTCGCTGCTGGGAATCGGCATGATCGCGTTCTGCGGCGCCGCCGGCGCCTGGCTCACGGTGCGGGAGCGCCGCGCCGCCGCGAGCTGA
- a CDS encoding L-threonylcarbamoyladenylate synthase, translating into MAQYFELHPDNPQPRLLKQAAAVIAKGGVVAVPTDSSYAIACHLDDKAAVDRLREIRRVDEKHHLTLICRDLSELANYARVDNKQYRLLKSATPGPFTFILDATREVPRRVSHPQRKTIGLRVPDHKVLQALLEAHGAPLLSTTLMDPQEKEPLNDPEQIRERFQHQLDAVIGSGPCPDQPTTVIDLTPMGTGGEAVLLRQGRGDVGLLGL; encoded by the coding sequence ATGGCCCAATACTTCGAACTCCATCCGGACAACCCGCAGCCGCGCCTGCTGAAGCAGGCTGCCGCCGTCATCGCCAAGGGCGGCGTGGTGGCCGTGCCCACGGACTCCAGCTACGCCATCGCCTGCCATCTCGACGACAAGGCGGCGGTCGACCGGCTGCGCGAGATCCGCCGCGTGGACGAGAAGCACCACCTCACGCTGATCTGCCGCGACCTGAGCGAGCTGGCCAACTACGCGCGCGTCGACAACAAGCAGTACCGGCTGCTGAAGTCGGCGACGCCGGGGCCCTTCACCTTCATCCTGGACGCCACGCGCGAGGTGCCGCGGCGGGTGAGCCATCCGCAGCGCAAGACCATCGGCCTGCGGGTGCCGGACCACAAGGTGCTGCAGGCGCTGCTGGAGGCGCATGGCGCGCCGCTGCTGTCCACCACGCTGATGGACCCACAGGAAAAGGAGCCGCTCAACGACCCCGAGCAGATCCGCGAGCGATTCCAGCACCAGCTCGACGCGGTCATCGGTTCCGGCCCCTGCCCCGACCAGCCGACCACGGTGATCGACCTCACGCCCATGGGCACGGGCGGCGAAGCGGTGCTGCTGCGGCAGGGCCGCGGCGACGTCGGCCTGCTCGGTCTTTAA
- a CDS encoding 3',5'-nucleoside bisphosphate phosphatase: protein MSPLNADLHCHSVVSDGTLTPEELAARAAANGVELWALTDHDEIGGQHRAAAAAHAKGMRYLTGTEISVTFAGETVHIVGLGFDPDDAEMQRGLQQTRGGRGGRAQEISAGLAQAGIPNAYEGALKYVGNPDLISRTHFARYLVEAGICKDTNEVFRRFLTEGKPGFVPHRWANLKDAVQWITAAGGVAVIAHPARYRFTANEEYALFTEFKAHGGRGVEVVTGSHTTAEANKYAGTAREFGLAASRGSDFHSPDESHTDLGKLPPLPADLVPVWDLLADRIR from the coding sequence GTGTCCCCCCTCAACGCCGACCTGCACTGCCACTCCGTTGTTTCCGACGGCACCCTGACCCCGGAAGAACTGGCCGCGCGCGCCGCCGCCAACGGCGTGGAGCTGTGGGCGCTGACGGACCACGACGAAATCGGCGGCCAGCACCGCGCTGCCGCCGCCGCCCACGCCAAGGGCATGCGCTACCTCACCGGCACCGAGATCTCGGTCACCTTCGCCGGCGAGACGGTGCACATCGTCGGCCTCGGCTTCGATCCGGACGACGCGGAGATGCAGCGCGGGCTGCAGCAGACGCGCGGCGGCCGCGGCGGCCGCGCGCAGGAAATTTCCGCCGGCCTGGCGCAGGCGGGCATCCCGAACGCCTACGAAGGCGCGCTCAAGTACGTGGGCAACCCGGACCTGATCTCGCGCACCCACTTCGCCCGCTACCTGGTCGAAGCCGGCATCTGCAAGGACACCAACGAGGTGTTCCGCCGCTTCCTCACCGAAGGCAAGCCCGGCTTCGTGCCGCACCGCTGGGCGAACCTGAAGGACGCCGTGCAGTGGATCACCGCCGCTGGCGGCGTGGCCGTCATCGCGCACCCGGCGCGCTACCGGTTCACCGCCAACGAGGAGTACGCCCTCTTCACCGAGTTCAAGGCCCACGGCGGCCGCGGGGTGGAGGTGGTGACCGGCAGCCACACGACGGCCGAAGCGAACAAGTACGCCGGCACCGCCCGCGAATTCGGCCTGGCGGCCTCGCGCGGCAGCGATTTCCACAGCCCCGACGAAAGCCACACCGACCTCGGCAAGCTGCCGCCCCTCCCCGCCGACCTGGTGCCGGTGTGGGACCTGCTGGCCGATCGCATCCGGTGA
- a CDS encoding sensor histidine kinase — protein MRTQRSTQWVGLAFIAIFAAVLWPGSPPGPLAAWTVLAAGVALARLRVLRRYEREVMVGGSEEHIAFHHRYHLLWPASALVWGLATLIFFDRIALADQFLCWLMLAGLGMFTTHSLSSERTALTRYLDAFALSILAFMAWRMVFELRLQGPTYHWWLALLLLAFWQVLRRAGVRMHDTQRRNFELQYRNNLLIESLTRQTQAALDAVEIKNRFLASAAHDIRQPVHALGLYADWLGSEPELVHELAPKIVESTKAVHQLFDSLFDLARLDSGKIKLNIETVNVAKLMRDLELQYRPLCEAKGLQFRLHVQLGSVVSDPILLQRILGNLISNAIRYTQRGGILVASRSTRKGLRIEVWDTGVGIAPVHQKEIFREFYKVPHAGTEDGFGLGLYIVARLTGILGHPLTLRSRVGRGTVFRLLLQPTDARRAAERAQASMEQILPERG, from the coding sequence ATGCGCACCCAGCGCTCCACGCAATGGGTGGGCCTGGCCTTCATCGCCATCTTTGCCGCCGTGCTCTGGCCCGGCTCGCCGCCCGGGCCGCTGGCGGCATGGACGGTGCTCGCGGCCGGCGTCGCCCTGGCGCGCCTGCGGGTGCTGCGCCGCTACGAGCGGGAAGTGATGGTCGGCGGCAGCGAGGAACACATCGCGTTCCACCACCGCTACCACCTGCTCTGGCCGGCGTCGGCGCTGGTGTGGGGCCTGGCCACGCTGATCTTCTTCGACCGCATCGCGCTGGCCGACCAGTTCCTCTGCTGGCTGATGCTGGCGGGCCTGGGCATGTTCACCACCCACAGCCTGTCCAGCGAGCGCACGGCCCTGACCCGCTACCTGGACGCGTTCGCGCTCAGCATCCTGGCCTTCATGGCGTGGCGCATGGTCTTCGAGCTGCGCCTGCAGGGGCCGACCTACCACTGGTGGCTGGCGCTGCTGCTGCTGGCCTTCTGGCAGGTGCTGCGGCGCGCCGGGGTGCGCATGCACGATACCCAGCGGCGCAATTTCGAGCTCCAGTATCGGAACAACCTGCTGATCGAATCGCTCACCCGGCAGACCCAGGCGGCCCTGGACGCCGTGGAGATCAAGAACCGCTTCCTGGCCAGCGCCGCGCATGACATCCGGCAACCGGTGCATGCGCTGGGGCTGTATGCCGACTGGCTGGGCAGCGAGCCGGAGCTGGTGCACGAGCTGGCGCCCAAGATCGTGGAATCGACCAAGGCCGTGCACCAGCTGTTCGACTCGCTGTTCGACCTGGCGCGGCTGGACTCCGGCAAGATCAAGCTGAACATCGAGACCGTGAACGTCGCCAAGCTGATGCGCGACCTGGAGCTGCAGTACCGGCCGCTGTGCGAAGCCAAGGGCCTGCAGTTCCGGCTGCACGTGCAACTGGGGTCGGTGGTGTCGGACCCGATCCTGCTGCAGCGGATCCTGGGCAACCTGATCTCCAACGCCATCCGCTACACCCAGCGCGGTGGCATCCTGGTGGCCTCACGGTCCACCCGCAAGGGCTTGCGCATCGAGGTCTGGGACACGGGGGTGGGCATCGCCCCGGTGCACCAGAAGGAGATCTTCCGGGAGTTCTACAAGGTGCCCCATGCGGGCACCGAGGACGGCTTCGGCCTGGGGCTCTACATCGTGGCCCGGCTCACGGGCATCCTGGGCCATCCGCTCACGCTGCGCTCCCGGGTGGGACGCGGGACGGTGTTCCGGCTGCTGCTGCAGCCCACCGATGCCCGCAGGGCCGCGGAGCGGGCGCAGGCCTCGATGGAGCAGATCCTGCCGGAACGCGGCTGA
- a CDS encoding Ku protein has protein sequence MADTKGMARSSTRSLWKGAITFGLVHIPIGLYSATEETDVDFDWLDRRTLDPVGYKRINKRTGREIAKEDVVKGVAHGKDSYVVLSPEEIEAAYPRTTQTIEIVSFIDIHELPFVYLEKPYYTAPVDRGEKVYALLRQALEETGKAGLARVVIHSKQHLAVLLPFGPALVLNLLRWGDEVRTWDGLPLPAQGKAGIKDTELKMAKHLIADMAGHWKAQDWRDNFHDAIMKLVAAKAKAGKAAAVEPLEEAPAAAGADVIDLTELLRRSLRGGGAEPAKQPAARKTAARKTAARKTAPKAPAKKAAARRAA, from the coding sequence ATGGCAGACACCAAGGGCATGGCCCGCAGCTCCACGCGCTCGCTGTGGAAAGGGGCCATCACTTTCGGCCTGGTCCACATCCCGATCGGGCTGTACTCGGCCACCGAGGAAACCGACGTCGACTTCGACTGGCTCGACCGGCGCACGCTCGACCCGGTCGGCTACAAGCGCATCAACAAGCGCACGGGGCGCGAGATCGCCAAGGAAGACGTGGTGAAGGGCGTGGCTCACGGCAAGGACAGCTATGTCGTGCTGAGCCCGGAAGAGATCGAAGCGGCCTATCCGCGCACGACGCAGACGATCGAGATCGTCTCGTTCATCGACATCCACGAGCTGCCCTTCGTGTACCTCGAGAAACCCTATTACACGGCGCCCGTCGACCGCGGTGAGAAAGTCTATGCGCTGCTGCGGCAGGCGCTCGAGGAAACCGGCAAGGCGGGCCTGGCGCGCGTGGTGATCCACAGCAAGCAGCACCTGGCCGTGCTGCTGCCCTTCGGGCCGGCCCTGGTGCTGAACCTGCTGCGCTGGGGCGACGAAGTGCGGACCTGGGACGGGCTGCCGTTGCCCGCGCAAGGCAAGGCCGGGATCAAGGACACGGAACTGAAGATGGCCAAGCATCTGATTGCCGACATGGCGGGGCACTGGAAGGCGCAGGACTGGCGCGACAACTTCCACGACGCCATCATGAAGCTGGTTGCCGCCAAGGCGAAAGCGGGCAAAGCCGCGGCCGTGGAGCCGCTGGAGGAAGCGCCTGCGGCCGCTGGCGCCGACGTCATCGACCTGACCGAACTGTTGCGGCGCAGCCTGCGCGGCGGCGGTGCGGAACCGGCGAAGCAGCCGGCTGCCAGGAAGACCGCCGCACGCAAGACCGCGGCAAGGAAAACGGCGCCCAAGGCGCCGGCGAAGAAAGCTGCCGCGCGCCGCGCAGCCTGA
- a CDS encoding tryptophan--tRNA ligase produces the protein MATVRYLTGITTTGTPHLGNYVGAIRPAVQASKRPGTENFYFLADYHALIKCDEPQRIQRSTLEIAACWLAAGLDPEQVFFYRQSDIPEIPELTWLLACVTGKGVLNRAHAYKAQVDKNTAAGTDVDTDVSMGLFMYPVLMAADILMFKAHKVPVGRDQAQHLEMARDIASSFNHLYGEHLVLPEAQIDESVALLPGLDGRKMSKSYDNVIGLFAPRETVRKQIFSMLTDSRAPGEPKDTEGSALFQVYQAFASAEETQKLRQAYADGIAWSDAKQLLFERIDREIAPMRERYDHLVSHPAELEEILHAGAAKARQRATPLMSELRQAVGLRNLATLPAAGKKEKGKAALPSFKQYREADGQFYFKLVDAQGKLLLQSAGFGSPREAGQFIARLKQAGAGWAGQAEAAEGVDVGEVEAALKALSDA, from the coding sequence ATGGCCACCGTCCGCTACCTCACCGGCATCACCACCACCGGCACCCCGCACCTGGGCAACTACGTCGGCGCCATCCGCCCGGCCGTGCAGGCCAGCAAGCGGCCCGGCACCGAGAACTTCTACTTCCTCGCCGACTACCACGCGCTGATCAAGTGCGACGAGCCGCAGCGCATCCAGCGCTCCACGCTGGAGATCGCCGCCTGCTGGCTGGCCGCCGGCCTGGACCCCGAGCAGGTGTTCTTCTACCGGCAGTCGGACATCCCCGAGATTCCCGAGCTCACCTGGCTGCTCGCCTGCGTCACCGGCAAGGGCGTGCTCAATCGCGCCCACGCCTACAAGGCCCAGGTGGACAAGAACACGGCCGCCGGCACCGACGTCGACACCGACGTCTCCATGGGCCTGTTCATGTACCCGGTGCTGATGGCCGCGGACATCCTGATGTTCAAGGCGCACAAGGTGCCGGTGGGCCGCGACCAGGCCCAGCACCTGGAGATGGCGCGCGACATCGCCTCCAGCTTCAACCACCTCTATGGCGAGCACCTCGTGCTGCCCGAAGCGCAGATCGACGAATCGGTGGCGCTGCTGCCCGGCCTCGACGGCCGCAAGATGAGCAAGAGCTACGACAACGTCATCGGCCTGTTCGCGCCGCGCGAGACGGTGCGCAAGCAGATCTTCTCGATGCTCACCGACTCGCGCGCGCCCGGCGAACCGAAGGACACGGAAGGCTCCGCCCTGTTCCAGGTCTACCAGGCCTTCGCCTCCGCGGAGGAGACGCAGAAGCTGCGCCAGGCCTATGCCGACGGCATCGCCTGGAGCGACGCCAAGCAGCTGCTGTTCGAGCGCATCGACCGCGAGATCGCGCCCATGCGCGAGCGCTACGACCACCTGGTGAGCCATCCCGCGGAGCTGGAGGAGATCCTGCACGCCGGCGCCGCCAAGGCCCGCCAGCGGGCCACGCCGCTCATGAGCGAACTGCGCCAGGCCGTCGGCCTGCGCAACCTGGCGACCCTGCCAGCGGCCGGAAAGAAGGAAAAGGGCAAGGCCGCCTTGCCCAGCTTCAAGCAGTACCGCGAAGCTGACGGCCAGTTCTACTTCAAGCTCGTCGACGCCCAGGGCAAGCTGCTGCTGCAAAGCGCCGGTTTCGGCTCGCCCAGGGAAGCCGGGCAGTTCATCGCCCGGCTGAAGCAGGCGGGCGCCGGCTGGGCCGGCCAGGCCGAGGCGGCGGAGGGTGTCGACGTCGGCGAGGTCGAAGCCGCATTGAAGGCTTTGTCCGACGCCTAA
- a CDS encoding BON domain-containing protein: MKHLAASIGALAAGALAMYYLDPQLGRQRRTLLADLVMSGLRNEPAGGPRLQARLARQQRPDPQADADLRAEIQSRLGRMVSHPRAIEVRVENGIVRLSGTVLASEREGLLLQVQQMPGVRRLVNAMAARDSLAGRDDEGVVAPASA; encoded by the coding sequence ATGAAGCATCTCGCCGCCTCGATCGGCGCCCTGGCCGCCGGCGCGCTGGCCATGTACTACCTGGACCCGCAGTTGGGACGGCAGCGCCGCACCCTGCTGGCCGACCTGGTCATGAGCGGCCTGCGCAACGAGCCGGCCGGCGGCCCGCGGCTGCAGGCCCGGCTGGCGCGGCAGCAGCGCCCGGACCCGCAGGCCGACGCCGACCTGCGCGCCGAGATCCAGTCTCGGCTCGGCCGGATGGTGAGCCACCCGCGCGCGATCGAAGTCCGGGTGGAAAACGGCATCGTGCGCCTCAGCGGCACGGTGCTGGCCAGCGAGCGTGAAGGCCTGCTGCTGCAGGTGCAGCAGATGCCCGGCGTGCGCCGCCTGGTCAACGCGATGGCAGCCCGCGACAGCCTGGCGGGCCGCGACGACGAAGGCGTGGTCGCCCCCGCCTCCGCCTGA
- a CDS encoding LuxR C-terminal-related transcriptional regulator, whose amino-acid sequence MTLYVIDDHPLMREAVVMLLRRLRPGANVVELDRLGSIEAAVGQHGAPDLITLDLKLPDTTGASGVHELKKRFPETPLAVLSASPAADAEEQCIEAGADIYIEKSSGGLEIGNALRALLSADGQFEELAPTDNKLSKRQKQLIVMLDRGLSNREIADELGISEHTVKVHLWRLFRRLGVKSRTQTIHFARMHGLLAS is encoded by the coding sequence ATGACTCTTTACGTCATCGACGACCATCCGCTCATGCGCGAAGCTGTTGTGATGCTGCTGCGGCGCCTGCGCCCGGGCGCCAACGTGGTGGAACTCGACCGGCTTGGCAGTATTGAAGCCGCGGTGGGCCAGCATGGCGCGCCGGACCTGATCACGCTGGACCTGAAGCTGCCGGACACCACCGGCGCTTCCGGCGTGCATGAGCTCAAAAAGCGCTTCCCCGAGACGCCCCTGGCGGTGCTTTCCGCCTCCCCCGCGGCCGACGCGGAGGAGCAATGCATCGAAGCGGGCGCCGACATCTACATCGAAAAATCCTCAGGCGGGTTGGAGATCGGCAACGCGCTGCGGGCACTGTTGTCGGCCGACGGACAATTCGAAGAGCTGGCTCCCACGGACAACAAGCTGTCCAAGCGGCAGAAGCAGCTGATCGTCATGCTGGATCGCGGGCTGTCCAACCGCGAGATCGCCGACGAGCTGGGCATCAGCGAACATACGGTGAAGGTGCACCTGTGGCGCCTGTTCCGCCGCCTGGGCGTGAAGAGCCGCACGCAGACGATCCACTTCGCCCGCATGCACGGGCTGCTGGCGTCCTGA
- a CDS encoding ATP-binding protein, with translation MDDATIASLRQAYQLTPGNHALLALLLRAYLEREEPLLGFELLAGREVPAAFGPEERLLGARTCLAADQPQAALAWLLDGEPQTLLLKARTLAELGRADDGLRAYREAVAKNAALEDHGLSAQLEGMLAIQKAGGRAPRVTVLANDDTREEDMARVLEPAGERVTFADIGGLDDIKEQVRRKIILPFQKPSLFQRFRQKAGGGILLYGPPGCGKTLMARATAGECQAAFHNVAIADVLDMYLGESERKLQALFQKARQSAPCVLFFDEIEALGGRRQHSREAASAKVVSQFLAEMDGFGQSNAGVLVIGATNVPWAVDSAFRRPGRFDRVQFVPPPDREARRAILAILLRERPAEPIDIDFLAANTSGFSGADLRYLVESAVEEAIDASIAQGREVPLSDQDLRSALKRVKPTTLEWLTTARNYARYANESGQYDEVLAFLDKHGKQ, from the coding sequence ATGGACGACGCAACGATCGCGAGCCTGCGGCAGGCCTACCAGCTCACGCCGGGCAACCACGCCTTGCTGGCGCTGCTGCTGCGGGCCTATCTCGAGCGCGAGGAACCGCTGCTGGGCTTCGAGCTGCTGGCCGGGCGCGAGGTGCCGGCCGCCTTCGGCCCCGAGGAGCGCCTGCTGGGCGCGCGCACTTGCCTGGCCGCCGACCAGCCGCAAGCGGCGCTGGCCTGGCTGCTCGATGGCGAGCCGCAGACCCTGCTGTTGAAGGCGCGGACCCTCGCCGAGCTCGGGCGCGCCGACGACGGCCTGCGCGCCTACCGCGAGGCGGTGGCGAAGAACGCCGCCCTCGAGGACCACGGCCTGTCCGCGCAGCTGGAAGGCATGCTGGCGATCCAGAAGGCCGGCGGCCGGGCGCCGCGGGTCACCGTGCTCGCCAACGACGACACGCGCGAAGAGGACATGGCCCGCGTGCTGGAGCCGGCCGGCGAGCGCGTGACCTTCGCCGACATCGGCGGCCTGGACGACATCAAGGAGCAGGTCCGCCGCAAGATCATCCTGCCGTTCCAGAAACCGAGCCTGTTCCAGCGCTTCCGGCAGAAGGCGGGCGGCGGCATCCTGCTGTACGGCCCGCCCGGCTGCGGCAAGACGCTGATGGCGCGCGCCACCGCCGGCGAATGCCAGGCCGCCTTCCACAACGTCGCCATCGCCGACGTCCTGGACATGTACCTCGGCGAATCGGAACGCAAGCTGCAGGCCCTCTTCCAGAAGGCGCGGCAGAGTGCGCCCTGCGTGCTGTTCTTCGACGAGATCGAGGCGCTGGGCGGCCGCCGCCAGCACTCGCGCGAGGCGGCTTCGGCCAAGGTGGTGAGCCAGTTCCTGGCGGAGATGGACGGCTTCGGGCAGTCGAATGCCGGCGTGCTGGTGATCGGCGCCACCAACGTGCCCTGGGCGGTCGATTCGGCCTTCCGCCGGCCCGGGCGCTTCGATCGCGTGCAGTTCGTGCCGCCGCCGGATCGCGAGGCCCGGCGCGCCATCCTGGCGATCCTGCTGCGCGAGCGGCCGGCGGAGCCGATCGACATCGACTTCCTGGCCGCGAACACCTCCGGCTTCTCCGGCGCGGACCTGCGCTACCTGGTGGAGTCGGCGGTCGAGGAGGCGATCGACGCTTCCATCGCGCAGGGACGCGAGGTGCCGCTGAGCGACCAGGACCTGCGCTCCGCGCTCAAGCGCGTGAAGCCGACCACGCTCGAGTGGCTCACCACGGCGCGCAACTACGCCCGCTACGCCAACGAATCCGGCCAGTACGACGAGGTGCTGGCCTTCCTGGACAAGCACGGGAAGCAATGA
- a CDS encoding tetratricopeptide repeat protein yields MEDQLRELAQDQLAQGHVHGAVETLRQLLASDPDDGEAHALLAIALYNMRRLHAARYEAGAGVALAPESALAHYALGTVEMGARRFAAAEAHFRQALALEPHAPGLLRAQASLYELWGKPAQVGPLLLQALALAPEDPATLVALGSHALQQGRLDEAGERALAALRLDPESADGLALMGRVLLRRGDPAEAREHALQALRIDATHRGALHVLSGAKARQNPLLGLWWRYSVWMESIGTTRSILVLLFAYAAYRIALGLAQQQGLKDWVVPIEIAWLAIVAYTWIGPGLFRRSLERELQGVRLSPKF; encoded by the coding sequence ATGGAAGACCAACTGCGGGAACTGGCCCAGGACCAGCTGGCGCAAGGCCATGTGCACGGCGCGGTGGAAACCTTGCGCCAGCTGCTGGCGAGCGACCCGGACGACGGCGAAGCGCATGCGCTGCTGGCGATCGCGCTGTACAACATGCGCCGGCTGCACGCGGCGCGCTACGAGGCCGGCGCCGGCGTGGCGCTGGCGCCCGAGTCCGCCCTGGCCCACTATGCGCTCGGCACGGTGGAAATGGGCGCGCGCCGCTTCGCCGCCGCCGAAGCCCATTTCCGCCAGGCACTGGCGCTGGAGCCGCATGCGCCGGGCCTGCTGCGCGCGCAGGCTTCGCTGTACGAGCTGTGGGGCAAGCCGGCGCAGGTCGGGCCGCTGCTGCTGCAAGCGCTGGCGCTTGCGCCCGAAGATCCGGCCACCCTCGTCGCCTTGGGCTCGCATGCGTTGCAGCAGGGCCGCCTGGACGAAGCGGGCGAGCGCGCGCTGGCGGCGCTGCGGCTGGACCCGGAATCGGCCGACGGCCTGGCGCTGATGGGACGGGTGCTGCTGCGGCGTGGCGACCCCGCGGAAGCGCGGGAACACGCCTTGCAGGCCCTGCGCATCGATGCCACGCACCGTGGTGCGCTGCACGTGCTATCCGGCGCCAAGGCCCGCCAGAACCCCTTGCTGGGCCTGTGGTGGCGCTACAGCGTGTGGATGGAGTCCATCGGCACCACCCGCTCCATCCTCGTGCTGCTGTTCGCCTATGCCGCCTACCGCATCGCGCTGGGGCTGGCGCAGCAGCAGGGCCTGAAGGACTGGGTCGTGCCGATCGAGATCGCCTGGCTGGCCATCGTGGCCTACACCTGGATCGGCCCGGGCCTGTTCCGGCGCTCGCTGGAGCGCGAGCTGCAGGGCGTGCGGCTCAGCCCGAAGTTTTAA
- a CDS encoding site-2 protease family protein, whose protein sequence is MRAVNPAFWIQSILVYCIPTLFAITLHEVAHGWVARRCGDDTAWVAGRITLNPLKHIDPVGTILFPLVLFVATGGSYALGYAKPVPVRLGRLRDPRKQAILVILAGPACNFLQALLWAVVLVGLQVAGIRERFFVGMAQAGVLVNLAMFAFNLLPIPPLDGGRALVELLPYKAAHALARLEPWGFMLVTLLVVAGFVDTWWMRPLIDLSLGAVRVVLSPLYSLFS, encoded by the coding sequence ATCCGCGCCGTGAATCCCGCTTTCTGGATCCAGTCGATCCTCGTCTACTGCATTCCCACCCTGTTCGCCATCACCCTCCACGAGGTGGCGCACGGGTGGGTCGCGCGCCGCTGCGGCGACGACACCGCGTGGGTGGCGGGCCGCATCACGCTCAATCCGCTGAAGCACATCGACCCCGTCGGCACCATCCTGTTCCCGCTGGTGCTGTTCGTCGCCACCGGCGGCAGCTATGCCCTCGGTTACGCCAAGCCGGTGCCGGTGCGCCTGGGCCGCCTGCGCGACCCGCGCAAGCAGGCCATCCTGGTGATCCTGGCCGGGCCGGCCTGCAACTTCCTGCAGGCGCTGCTGTGGGCCGTGGTGCTGGTGGGCCTGCAGGTCGCCGGCATCCGCGAACGCTTCTTCGTGGGCATGGCCCAGGCCGGCGTGCTGGTGAACCTGGCGATGTTCGCCTTCAACCTGCTGCCGATCCCGCCGCTGGACGGCGGGCGCGCCCTGGTCGAACTGCTGCCGTACAAGGCCGCGCATGCCCTCGCCCGCCTGGAGCCCTGGGGCTTCATGCTGGTCACGCTGCTGGTGGTCGCCGGCTTCGTCGACACCTGGTGGATGCGCCCCCTCATCGACCTGAGCCTGGGCGCCGTCCGCGTGGTCCTGAGCCCTCTGTATAGTCTTTTCAGCTGA
- a CDS encoding KGG domain-containing protein, with amino-acid sequence MDSQTGTHDDNMKPATKKSLRGFAAMDPQRQREIASLGGRAAHQSGHAHEFTSEEARAAGKKRHARAQATGESPRA; translated from the coding sequence ATGGATTCCCAAACCGGCACCCACGACGACAACATGAAGCCCGCCACGAAGAAGTCGCTGCGCGGCTTTGCGGCGATGGATCCGCAGCGCCAGCGCGAGATCGCCAGCCTCGGCGGCCGCGCCGCGCACCAGAGCGGCCATGCCCATGAGTTCACCAGCGAGGAAGCCCGCGCCGCCGGCAAGAAGCGCCACGCCCGCGCCCAGGCCACCGGCGAAAGCCCGCGCGCCTGA